A genomic stretch from Musa acuminata AAA Group cultivar baxijiao unplaced genomic scaffold, Cavendish_Baxijiao_AAA HiC_scaffold_1138, whole genome shotgun sequence includes:
- the LOC135583022 gene encoding phosphatidylinositol 4-phosphate 5-kinase 10-like isoform X2, which produces MEEKPALGEWEPSDLDFVSTSNFSLQCSIGSHTTNAKFEWVDYRPAVFRKLQEFGEIDNDDYTDSIRGHETLKFLVSPEKATSLCLQHDDRFIIKILSKSEMKVLLEILPKYYHHLKKYRRSLLPKFYGLYVVKPQGGKKVRFVVVGNILRSDISIHKKFNLGISPQGRLVSKAGAEEDLNVAFHLHAAVRHQLLRQIKHDCSFLKEVGVTEYSLLLGMHVCSAPFEAVFQGHYTTTHKEGSDDTEKKTSDGPDATQCDPAEDMTTDDNLGSSCPIEFASEIGIRMTARVVNTQRKEGNLASLCHPRKQSPNNVILYLGIVNILQGHSKLKHVEHVFRSLQSDSPVILAVNPKVYSTHFEEFLGKFFPESEAEKIMIEL; this is translated from the exons ATGGAGGAAAAACCAGCACTCGGAGAGTGGGAACCTTCTGATCTTGATTTTGTTTCCACTTCAAATTTTTCCTTGCAATGTTCTATTGGTTCTCACACAACAAATGCCAAGTTTGAGTGGGTAGATTATCGTCCTGCAGTTTTCAG GAAACTTCAAGAGTTTGGGGAAATTGATAATGATGACTACACGGACTCAATACGTGGACATGAAACCTTAAAGTTCCTTGTTTCACCTGAAAAGGCTACCTCTCTTTGTTTACAGCATGATGATCGATTTATAATAAAGATCCTAAGCAAATCTGAGATGAAG GTTTTATTAGAAATACTACCAAAATATTATCACCATCTGAAGAAATACAGGAGGTCTTTGCTACCAAAGTTTTATGGGCTATATGTTGTGAAGCCACAAGGTGGAAAAAAG GTTCGCTTCGTCGTAGTTGGAAATATTCTTCGGTCAGATATAAGCATTCATAAGAAATTTAACCTTGGAATTTCACCTCAAGGTCGCCTTGTTAGCAAAGCAGGAGCTGAGGAAGATCTTAATGTTGCTTTTCACCTCCATGCAGCAGTTAGGCACCAACTTCTAAG GCAAATAAAGCATGACTGCAGCTTTTTGAAAGAAGTAGGCGTTACTGAGTACAGTCTCTTGCTAGGCATGCATGTCTGCTCCGCACCATTTGAAGCTGTTTTTCAAGGCCACTATACCACTACACATAAAGAAG GTTCAGATGATACCGAGAAGAAAACTTCAGATGGTCCAGACGCAACCCAGTGTGATCCAGCCGAAGATATGACTACCGATGATAATTTAGGGTCATCCTGCCCTATAGA ATTTGCAAGTGAAATTGGCATCCGAATGACAGCTCGTGTAGTCAACACACAGAGAAAAGAAGGCAATTTAGCATCACTTTGCCACCCCAGGAAGCAGTCGCCCAACAACGTTATCCTGTATCTCGGAATAGTCAATATTCTTCAAGGGCACAGCAAGCTTAAGCATGTGGAACATGTTTTCAGGTCTCTCCAATCAGACTCCCCGGTGATTTTAGCAGTCAATCCCAAGGTTTATTCGACTCATTTCGAGGAGTTCCTTGGCAAATTTTTTCCAGAAAGTGAGGCTGAAAAGATCATGATAGAACTTTGA
- the LOC135583022 gene encoding phosphatidylinositol 4-phosphate 5-kinase 10-like isoform X1, which translates to MQAEMEEKPALGEWEPSDLDFVSTSNFSLQCSIGSHTTNAKFEWVDYRPAVFRKLQEFGEIDNDDYTDSIRGHETLKFLVSPEKATSLCLQHDDRFIIKILSKSEMKVLLEILPKYYHHLKKYRRSLLPKFYGLYVVKPQGGKKVRFVVVGNILRSDISIHKKFNLGISPQGRLVSKAGAEEDLNVAFHLHAAVRHQLLRQIKHDCSFLKEVGVTEYSLLLGMHVCSAPFEAVFQGHYTTTHKEGSDDTEKKTSDGPDATQCDPAEDMTTDDNLGSSCPIEFASEIGIRMTARVVNTQRKEGNLASLCHPRKQSPNNVILYLGIVNILQGHSKLKHVEHVFRSLQSDSPVILAVNPKVYSTHFEEFLGKFFPESEAEKIMIEL; encoded by the exons ATGCAGGCAGAAATGGAGGAAAAACCAGCACTCGGAGAGTGGGAACCTTCTGATCTTGATTTTGTTTCCACTTCAAATTTTTCCTTGCAATGTTCTATTGGTTCTCACACAACAAATGCCAAGTTTGAGTGGGTAGATTATCGTCCTGCAGTTTTCAG GAAACTTCAAGAGTTTGGGGAAATTGATAATGATGACTACACGGACTCAATACGTGGACATGAAACCTTAAAGTTCCTTGTTTCACCTGAAAAGGCTACCTCTCTTTGTTTACAGCATGATGATCGATTTATAATAAAGATCCTAAGCAAATCTGAGATGAAG GTTTTATTAGAAATACTACCAAAATATTATCACCATCTGAAGAAATACAGGAGGTCTTTGCTACCAAAGTTTTATGGGCTATATGTTGTGAAGCCACAAGGTGGAAAAAAG GTTCGCTTCGTCGTAGTTGGAAATATTCTTCGGTCAGATATAAGCATTCATAAGAAATTTAACCTTGGAATTTCACCTCAAGGTCGCCTTGTTAGCAAAGCAGGAGCTGAGGAAGATCTTAATGTTGCTTTTCACCTCCATGCAGCAGTTAGGCACCAACTTCTAAG GCAAATAAAGCATGACTGCAGCTTTTTGAAAGAAGTAGGCGTTACTGAGTACAGTCTCTTGCTAGGCATGCATGTCTGCTCCGCACCATTTGAAGCTGTTTTTCAAGGCCACTATACCACTACACATAAAGAAG GTTCAGATGATACCGAGAAGAAAACTTCAGATGGTCCAGACGCAACCCAGTGTGATCCAGCCGAAGATATGACTACCGATGATAATTTAGGGTCATCCTGCCCTATAGA ATTTGCAAGTGAAATTGGCATCCGAATGACAGCTCGTGTAGTCAACACACAGAGAAAAGAAGGCAATTTAGCATCACTTTGCCACCCCAGGAAGCAGTCGCCCAACAACGTTATCCTGTATCTCGGAATAGTCAATATTCTTCAAGGGCACAGCAAGCTTAAGCATGTGGAACATGTTTTCAGGTCTCTCCAATCAGACTCCCCGGTGATTTTAGCAGTCAATCCCAAGGTTTATTCGACTCATTTCGAGGAGTTCCTTGGCAAATTTTTTCCAGAAAGTGAGGCTGAAAAGATCATGATAGAACTTTGA